A stretch of DNA from Dehalobacterium formicoaceticum:
TGCCTTTTTGTTACTGATCAAGCCTACCAATTGTTCAATGGTTGTGATCTTTTGATTTTCAATTTTGGTGATCACCTCGCCGCTTTTAATACCGGCTTGATCGGCCCCGCTGCCGGGCACAACTTGATAGACATAGACTCCTTGCGCTAAGCCAAACCTTTGACTATCTGCCTCCGTTACGGTATTACCCTGAATGCCCAGATAAGGACGCACAATCTTTTTATTTTCGATCAATTCCGTAATAATCGGTTTCGCTTCATTGATCGGGATGGAAAACCCCATCCCCTCCACGGAGGACTGAGCTAGTTTCACGGTGTTGATCCCGATTACCTGGCCTTTTTCATTGACCAGAGCGCCTCCGCTGTTGCCCGGATTGATGGCAGCATCCGTTTGAATCAGATTCATGGTTTTATCCCCTAAAGCCAGCTCCCGATTCACCCCACTGATGATGCCGGCCGTAACCGACCCCGCAAAATTAGTACCCATAGGACTTCCGATGGCTACCGCCAATTCTCCTACGGCAAGCTTTGCGGAATCTCCTAATTCGGCTGCCGGTAATCCGGTTTTATCCACCTTGATCACGGCCAGGTCCGTGGTTGCATCCCGACCGACTAAATTAGCCTTC
This window harbors:
- a CDS encoding S1C family serine protease codes for the protein MDEERFNDEERCYQEVINKKPSGGKKGIIILLLCAFIIGTGFGLGVNQLLAASVGENSSAYAADSLAINQTASTGAGTSAGSNLTASPVVPIAKKVSPSIVAIEITANQTDVFGKRYESSGTGSGIIIDNQGHIVTNNHVVEGASALTVILQDGTKLKANLVGRDATTDLAVIKVDKTGLPAAELGDSAKLAVGELAVAIGSPMGTNFAGSVTAGIISGVNRELALGDKTMNLIQTDAAINPGNSGGALVNEKGQVIGINTVKLAQSSVEGMGFSIPINEAKPIITELIENKKIVRPYLGIQGNTVTEADSQRFGLAQGVYVYQVVPGSGADQAGIKSGEVITKIENQKITTIEQLVGLISNKKAGDKVTVEVTDSNQKTRKVTVILKES